The genomic window GAGATGCCGATCACCGAGACGGTCGCGGCGGTGGTGAACGAGGACCTGGACGTGCGCGAAGCAGCGGCGGCCCTGATGTCCCGCTCCCCCAAACCCGAGCGGTACGGCGTCTGACCTCACTCCGCATCCTTCGCCCAGGTGTGAAGGGCTTCGGCGCCGTCCGTTGCGTCGAGGTTCAGGGCCGCCTCGATCAGCGCCAGGTGCGTGAACGCCTGCGGGTAGTTGCCGAGCATCGTTCCGTCCCCCGTCATCTCCTCGGCGAACAGCCCGAGCGGACCGCCGCGCGGGCACAGGGCGGCGAAGCGGCGGCGCGCGTCGTCCGTCCGGCCCGCGAGGACGAGCGCCGACACCATGTCGAACGAGCAGAGCAGGAACGCGCCCTCCGGGCCGTCGAGGCCGTCGCCGGTGGCGCCCGGGTCGTAGCGGTGGATCAGCCGGCCGCCGCCCGCGAGGGGTTCGCCGAGGCGTTCGTCGATCCGGTCGAGGGTGGCGCGGACGCGCGGGTCGCGGCCGTCGAGGAACCCCAGCAGCGGCAGCCGCAGCAGGGACGCGTCCAGCTCCGGTTCGCCGTAGACCTGCGTGAACGCGCCGACGCCGGGGTGGTAGCCGTGGGTGAGCAGGCTCTCGCGGACGGCGTCGCGCTCGCTGCGCCACCGGTCCAGCGGCGGGCGTTCGTCGCCGAGCGCGGCGGCGAGCCGGACGCCCCGGTCCAGGCACACCCACGCGTACAGCTTCGAACTCGTCCAGTGCCGGAGCCGGGTCCGCACCTCCCAGATGCCGTGGTCGGGCTCGCGCCACCGGGCGCACGCGGCGTCCACGACGGCGAACAGCCCGGCGGCCTCGTCCGGGGTGAGGTCCCCGGCAACCTGCTGGTAGACGAGCGCCGCGTCCAGCACCTGCCCGTAGACGTCGAGCTGGACCTGATCGAACGCCTCGTTCCCGATCCGCACCGGACGGGACCCGGCGTACCCCTCCAGATGGTCGAGCGTCTCCTCGGCGACGCGCATCCCGCCGTCCAGCGTCAGCATGGGCCGCAGGTGGCCGTGCTCGGACGACCAGTTGCGCAGCAGGAACCGCAAGTACCGGCCCGCCTCCTCGGGATGGCCGAGCCGCAGGAGGACGAGCACGACGAGCGCCGCGTCCCGGTGCCAGACGTACCGGTAGTCCCAGTTGCGCTCCCCGCCGGGCCATTCGGGCAGCGACGCGGTGGGCGCCGCGAGCAGCGCCCCGCTCTCGCTGTCGAGCAGGCCGCGCAGGACGACCGCGCTGCGCCGAACGTGCTCGGCGCCGACGCCGTCGTACCCGGACCGGGACGACCACGCCTCCCAGGCGCCGAGCGTGGCGTCCAGCAGCGGCCCGGCGGGGGCGCGGGCGAGCGCGGGATCGCCGTAGGCCAGCCGCAGTTCGGCGACGTCGCCCTCGTCCAGCACGACGTCCAGGCACGGTTCGCCGCGCAGGACCGGCGCGGGGTCACCGCCGAGCACCAGCCCCGACGCGCTCTCGGCCAGCGCGCCGTCCACGGCGGTCCAGCGCGGCGGCGTGCGCGCGTGGTCGGGCGTCGCGCACACTCGCGCCCGGATCCGCGCCGTGCCCTGCTCGCACGTCACCCGCCGGACGAGCACGCCGACCGGGACGATGCCGCGACCGTCCCCGGCCTCCGGAGCGCGGACGGCGAGGAAGTCGCGCGCGACGACCGTCCCGGACGGGCCCTCCCACCGGCTCTCCAGCACCAGCGACGTGCCGACGTACCGCCGCGACGGCTCCCCCGCGCCCTCGACCAGCAGCTCGAACGCCCCGCCGATCCGCCGGTCGAGGATCCGGTTGAACACCGCCGGGGCGTCGAACCGGGGCGCGCACCACCACTCGACGGCGCCGTCCGGGCCGAGCAGCGCGGCCGTGCGGCAGTCGGACAGGAACGCGTAGGCGCCGAGGGGCGGGGGGCTCATGACGCCAGCTCCGGCAGGACCCGCTCCCCGAACGCGTCGATGAACGCGCGCTGATCTCGTCCGACCTGGTGGATCATCACCTGGTCGAACCCGTGCGCGGCCTGCGCCGCGAGCCACGCCGCGTGGGCCGCGAGGTCCGCCGAGACGTGCACGTGCGGCCGCAGTTGCTCCGGGTCGATGAACTGCGCCGCCTCGGCGAACTGCTCGGGCAGCGGGATGTCCCAGCCGACCGTGCTCCCGAAGATCGCCTCGCGCCACTGGTCGTGCGCGTTGGCGAGGGCGGCGTCCTCGGCGTCGGCCCAGCTCACGTGCGCCTGGAGGGTCGCGGGGCCGCGCCCGCCCGCGTCCCGGTAGGCGCGCAGCGCGTCGGCGTGGGCGTCGCCGGGCTGGTTGACGGTGATGAACCCGTCCGCCCAGGACGCCGTCCACGCGGCCGTGCGGGGCGTGACCGCCGCGCCGACCAGGGCGGGCGGCGTCTCCGGCAGCGTCCACAGGCGCGCCCGGTCCACCCGGACGAGCCCGTGGTGCGAGACGGTCTCGCCGTCGAACAGGGCCCGGACGATCGCGACGCACTCGGCCAGCCGCCGTTCCCGCACGTCCTTCGCGGGCCACGGGTCCCCGGTGATGTGCTCGTTGAGCGCCTGCCCGGTGCCGAGCGCGACCCACAGCCGTCCCGGGTACATCTCGGCGAGCGTCGCGGCGGCCTGCGCGAACACGGCCGGGTGGTAGCGCTGGCCGGGGGCGGCGACCACGCCCATCGGGAACCGCGTCAGGGCGAGCGCCGACCCGAGCCACGCCCAGGCGTGCCCGGAATGTCCCTGCCGGGCGCTCCACGGCGCGAAGTGGTCCGAGCACATCGCGGCCGTGAAGCCCGCCTGCTCGGCGGCGCGCACGGCGTCGAGCAGCTCCCCCGGGCCGAACTGCTCGTGCGAGGCGTGGAACCCGTAGCCGGTCACGGCGGCACCCCCGTCGCTCGAAGTGATCTTTCAGTCACTCCAAGCTACCGGCCGCCTCCGACATTCTCGTCGGCCGCCCCGAGGACCCGGTAGCCGACGCCCGGCGTCGTCCTGACCACCGGGGGCTCGCCGAGCTTGCGGCGCAGGCGGCCGACGGTCACCGTGACCGTGTTGGTGAACGGGTCGGCGTTCTCGTCCCAGACCTGTTCGAGCAGGTCCTCGGTGCTGAGGAAGGCCGGGCTCGCGCGCAGCAGGGCCTCCAGGACCGCGAACTCCTTGACCGAAAGATCGAGGTGCCGCCCGTCGCGGGTCGCGAGGCGCCGCAGCGGGTCCAGCTCGATCCCGGCCGCGCGCAGCGTGCGGGACCGCGCGGACGGCTGGCGCCGCGCCAGCGACCGGACGCGCAGCACCAGCTCCGGGAAGTGGAACGGCTTGGTGAGGTAGTCGTCGGCTCCGAGGCCGAGCCCGCTCACCCGGTCTCCCGGCGACGCCGCCGCCGTCAGCATCAGCACCATGACGCGCTCATGTCGTTCGGTGATGATCCGGCAGAGGGCGTCGCCGTGGATACCGGGCAGGTCCCGGTCCAGGACGACGACGTCGTAGGCGTTGACGTCCAGTTTCACGGCGGCGTCCAACCCGTCGTGCGCGACGTCCACGGCCATGCCCTGGTCGCGCAGGCCCTCGGCCACGACGTCGGCGAGCGTCCGCGCGTCCTCGACCACGAGCACCCTCACGCCGGCGTCCCGGCGGGCAGCGCGACCTCGGCCCGGAGCCCGCCGCCGGGCCGGGCGCGCAGCTCCAGCGCGCCGCCGTGCGCGGCGGCGACGGCGCGGACGATCGACAGCCCGAGCCCGCTGCCCGCCCCGATCCGGTCCCCGCCGAGGCGGCGGAAGGGACGGCCCAGCTCGGCGACCCGCGCGGGGTCCAGCTCCCGTCCGCCAGTCTCCACCACAAGGACGGCCTTCGTTGCGTCGCCGCTCACAGCGACCCGCATCCAACCGCCCGGGTCGTTGTGCCGGATGCCGTTGTCGATGAGGTTGTCGGCCATGCGCAGCAGGAGCGTGCGGTTGCCCCGGACGCGCACGTCGTCGCCCGTGGCCTGAACGTCCAACCCTCGTGCCGCGATTTCGTCCGCGCGGGCATCGAGGGCGCTGGACACGACCCGCCCCAGTACGACGGCCGTCCGTTCCGGCAGGTCGCCGTTCTGCGCGCGGGCCAGCATGAGCAGCCCTTCGAGCAGCCGGTCCATCTGGTCGAGTTCGGTGCGCAGCCGGTCGGCGAGGGCGACGGTCTGGGGAACCCGGCCCGGCTTCGCGGCGGCGACGTCCAGCGAGGCCCGCATCGTCGCCAGCGGGGTCCGCAGCTCGTGGGACGCGTTGGCGACGAACCGGCGCTCGGCCGCGAACGCCCCCTCCAGCCGGTGCAGCAGCGCGTCGATCGTGTCGGCGAGGCCCTTCACCTCGTCGTCGGGACCGCGCACGGCGAGCCGTTCGTGCAGGTTGTCGGCCGAGATGCGGCGGGTCGCGGCCGTCATCGCGCGCAGCGGGCGCAGGACGCGGCCCGCGACGAACCGGCCGAGCACGAGCGACGCCAGCGCCATCACGGCCAGCGCGACCACCGATCCGACGACGAGCCGCCGGGCGGTGTCGGCCTCCTGCGCGTTGAGCTGGGCCTGCAACGTGGCGATCCGCGCCTGCGCCTCGGCGAGCCGGACGGTCGGCACGGACGCTGAACCGTCCGGCGCCGTCCGTACGGCGGCGGATCGGTTCGACGCCACCACGTTCGCTATCAGCAGCAGCACCGCCGCCGAGCCGAGGAACACGGCGCTGTAGAGCGCGGTGAAACGCTGCCTGACCGTACGCATGCCGTCCAGAATGCACCGATGCGCCTAACAGCGGTGTGACGGCCGTCGTTCGGCCCGCGTTACGACCACGGCGCGAACCTCTCCGGCATGAACGACGCGACCATCGAGGTCACCGATCTGCGCAAGCGCTACGGGCGCAC from Actinomadura rubteroloni includes these protein-coding regions:
- a CDS encoding glycoside hydrolase family 15 protein — encoded protein: MSPPPLGAYAFLSDCRTAALLGPDGAVEWWCAPRFDAPAVFNRILDRRIGGAFELLVEGAGEPSRRYVGTSLVLESRWEGPSGTVVARDFLAVRAPEAGDGRGIVPVGVLVRRVTCEQGTARIRARVCATPDHARTPPRWTAVDGALAESASGLVLGGDPAPVLRGEPCLDVVLDEGDVAELRLAYGDPALARAPAGPLLDATLGAWEAWSSRSGYDGVGAEHVRRSAVVLRGLLDSESGALLAAPTASLPEWPGGERNWDYRYVWHRDAALVVLVLLRLGHPEEAGRYLRFLLRNWSSEHGHLRPMLTLDGGMRVAEETLDHLEGYAGSRPVRIGNEAFDQVQLDVYGQVLDAALVYQQVAGDLTPDEAAGLFAVVDAACARWREPDHGIWEVRTRLRHWTSSKLYAWVCLDRGVRLAAALGDERPPLDRWRSERDAVRESLLTHGYHPGVGAFTQVYGEPELDASLLRLPLLGFLDGRDPRVRATLDRIDERLGEPLAGGGRLIHRYDPGATGDGLDGPEGAFLLCSFDMVSALVLAGRTDDARRRFAALCPRGGPLGLFAEEMTGDGTMLGNYPQAFTHLALIEAALNLDATDGAEALHTWAKDAE
- a CDS encoding TIGR03885 family FMN-dependent LLM class oxidoreductase, with amino-acid sequence MTGYGFHASHEQFGPGELLDAVRAAEQAGFTAAMCSDHFAPWSARQGHSGHAWAWLGSALALTRFPMGVVAAPGQRYHPAVFAQAAATLAEMYPGRLWVALGTGQALNEHITGDPWPAKDVRERRLAECVAIVRALFDGETVSHHGLVRVDRARLWTLPETPPALVGAAVTPRTAAWTASWADGFITVNQPGDAHADALRAYRDAGGRGPATLQAHVSWADAEDAALANAHDQWREAIFGSTVGWDIPLPEQFAEAAQFIDPEQLRPHVHVSADLAAHAAWLAAQAAHGFDQVMIHQVGRDQRAFIDAFGERVLPELAS
- a CDS encoding response regulator transcription factor; the encoded protein is MRVLVVEDARTLADVVAEGLRDQGMAVDVAHDGLDAAVKLDVNAYDVVVLDRDLPGIHGDALCRIITERHERVMVLMLTAAASPGDRVSGLGLGADDYLTKPFHFPELVLRVRSLARRQPSARSRTLRAAGIELDPLRRLATRDGRHLDLSVKEFAVLEALLRASPAFLSTEDLLEQVWDENADPFTNTVTVTVGRLRRKLGEPPVVRTTPGVGYRVLGAADENVGGGR
- a CDS encoding sensor histidine kinase, producing MRTVRQRFTALYSAVFLGSAAVLLLIANVVASNRSAAVRTAPDGSASVPTVRLAEAQARIATLQAQLNAQEADTARRLVVGSVVALAVMALASLVLGRFVAGRVLRPLRAMTAATRRISADNLHERLAVRGPDDEVKGLADTIDALLHRLEGAFAAERRFVANASHELRTPLATMRASLDVAAAKPGRVPQTVALADRLRTELDQMDRLLEGLLMLARAQNGDLPERTAVVLGRVVSSALDARADEIAARGLDVQATGDDVRVRGNRTLLLRMADNLIDNGIRHNDPGGWMRVAVSGDATKAVLVVETGGRELDPARVAELGRPFRRLGGDRIGAGSGLGLSIVRAVAAAHGGALELRARPGGGLRAEVALPAGTPA